The Rhodococcus rhodochrous DNA window CCTCGCGCTCAATCTCGTGCACATCACCAACCAGAACATCGTGTACGCCCTCGACCCCGACGCCCGCTCGCGCGTCAATTCCGTCTACATGACGGGCTACTTCGTCGGAGCAGCGTCCGGTTCGGCGCTCGGCACGATGGCGTGGAGCGCCGGCGGGTGGACCGCGGTGTGCGTGCTCGGTGTCGGGCTGGCGGCCCTCGCGGGCGTCGTGTGGGCGCTCGATCTGCGGCTCGCCGCCCGGATGCGTGCGCGTTCGGCTACAGCGACCGGCGGACCGGCAACAGCCTGAGATCGCGCGCCCGGCCGATCGCCTCCACCCGCGTGTGCACGCCGAGCTTGCGGTAGATGCTGCGCAACTGGGTCTTGATCGTGTTGTGCGAGACGAACAACTTCTTCGCGATATCGGCGTGCGTCGATCCCAGCGCGAGCAACTCCAGCACGTCCGTCTCACGCCGGGACAGTTCGACGTGGGTGACGGGTTCGGTGAAGACGGACCCGATCGCCTCGTCCGGGCCGATGGGACCGCCGAGTTCCGCGAGACGCCCGGCGACACCCTCGGCGAGAGTCGTGAAGGCGCGGCGGTTGCCGAGGGCCTCGGCGAGGGTGCGGGCCCGCTGCCAGCTGCGTACCGCGGTGTCCTTCTCGTCGAGATCGAGGTGGGCGCTCGCCTCCATGAGCAACGCCTCGAGATGTGCGCGCGGGAAACCGCACTCCGTCCACGGAACGCGCTTGAGTTTCTTGAGCGCGACGTCGGGATGGCCGGTGAACAGTTCGACGCGCGCGTTCGTCACCACGAGCATCGGATGGTTCTGCGGCGACTCCTCGGCGAGGGCGCGCGCGAGGTTGCCGTTGCCGAGCGCCAGCTGCAGGTCGATCTCGGCGGCGCCGAGCAGGATGCGCGAGAACGCGCCGCGGTCGAACAGATCGTGGTGCGAGGCGATGAGCCGGTGGAGTTCGGTGAGTCCGTCGTAGGCGTTGCCCGTCGCCAGGTTGTAGTAGGCCCGGCCGTAGGCGACGAATCCCCAGAGTTCCTCCGAGACCCGCGGGACGCCGAGCTCGTCGAGATATCCGACGGCACGGTCGAGCTCGAGCGAGTCGAGGTGGACGAGCGTGGACGCAACCCGACCACCCACCTTGACCATCTCTCCCCAGCGGCCCTCCGTGGGCTCGGCGTTGCTCTCGGTGCGCAGCCATTCGCGGGCGCGCGGATTGTCGCCGGTCACCGCCCAGTTCAGCGCCGAGCTTCCCGCGGCGTTCTGGATGACGAAGGCGATGTTCGCGGCGTAGGCACCGCGGTAGGCGCGGCGGAAGACGGTGGTGGACTCGGTCAGATATCCGGCGAGCTGGAGCGTGATCGCCCACTGCACTCGCAGCAGAGGGAGCTGCGGGCCGAGATCGTCGGGCCGGTGTTCGAGGATCGAATGGACGAGTGGACGCAACAGGAGCGTCAACCGCGCGGCCTCACCGAATTCGCCCGAGACCCGCAGGGTCAGGGTCTGCACCGTCGCGACGTACACGGCCTGGGCGGCCCCGGGTGTCTTCCCGAGCTCGGCGAGTTCGTCGGGATCCGTGGGCAGGGAGGCGTGCAGGATCGAATGTTCGTCGAGCATCTGCGTGAACAGCGCGCGACCGGCCTGGACCGACGGGTGGTCGCCGAGCTCCTGGTCGGGGATCTGCCGGAGCACCTTGACGAGAACGTCGAAGGAACTGTCGACCATGCGCGCCCAGGATTCCTCGACGATCGCCACGGCGGTCTCCCAGTCGCCGGCCTCGACCGCGTAGATCGACGCCTCGGCGGGCTTGCCGGCGTCGCGGTGCGCCCGGGCGAGTTCGACGAGCAGGGCGTCGACATGTCCGGGGCGCTCCCGGCGGGAGATGTCGAGCACGCACGAACGGACGGCGTCGGGCCACCGCCATGTCCGGGGATCGTCGAAGGGCGAATCCATCACGAGGCCTGCCGCGGCGAGCATGGCCAGTGATGCTTCGGCATCCGCCGTGCCCGTCAGTTCGGCTGCCCGGTGGGCGGTGACACTGTGGGCAGCGGCGACCGAGAACGCGAACTCGCGGTGCGCGTCGTCGAGTTCGTCGAGCCGGTTCTCGACGTACGTCCGCACGAGGCGGGCCAGGGCAGGGGTCGGCAGTCCTCGGGAGTCGATCAGGCGCTGGGGCCGGCTCCGGGCGACGACCGCGGCCGCCGAGACCAGGGTGGGCACACCGCCGAGTACGCGACACACGACCTCGCACTCGCTGTCGGTGCGCTCCGGTCCGGCATCGCGCAACAGCGTCGTCGTCTCCTCGACGGTGAAGGCGAGATCGGCCGCCGGGACGTACGTTGAGTCGATCCCGCGGAGGACGACCTCGGTCATGTCGGTGCTGTTGCCCGGCAGGCAGACGATCGCGTCGAGCCGTGGGCAGTGGTCGAGCAGCCGGAGGGTTCCGTCGAGCACCTCGGCCGAGTTCTGCGGCGACACGCAGGCGAGCACGAGCAGGCAGGCCGACTTCAGATCGCGGAAGGTACGGACCACACGCTCGGTCGGGGAATCGTCGGGACCGCCGGTGGAGACCTCGACGGCCGGGTGGTCGGCGAGAACCTCGAGCACACGCTCGGACAGGTCGCCCTCGCCGTCGCCGGACGCGGCGAGTTCGGGGACCCAGACGATCGTGTGGTCGGGTGCGCCGCCCCGATGGAGCCATCCTGCAACGAGGGTCCGTTTGCCGAAGCCCGGGGGAGCGTCGATCACCGTCAGCGTGGAGCACCGGTCGAGACACGCGAACAGTCGGGGCCGCGCCAGAGCCGAGGACAACGAACGCCACGCGGGTGCACCGACGCGAGGGGAGCCGGAAACACTCACGCGCACTCCTTCGGAAGGCTACGGCCCCATCTGCGCAGGCGTCGACGCCCGAGCAGCGTCCCCCGACAGGCTCTTGGTCGATCACAGACTACCTGGTCCGTTGTCGTGAGGTGCGGTAACGACAACCGTCGTGACGTGCGGTAACGACGGCAGCCCCGCACCCGGACCGTCGAGCGGACTCGACGGAGCGGGGCGGGGCTGCGGCGGTGCGGTCCGGCGACTAGCTACCGGATGCGCTCAGACGTGCCTTCTCGAGTGCGGCGAGGGTGCGCAGGATCGTCGCCTTCTGCTTCTCCAGATCGCTGCGGCGGGCGCGGGCGGCGAGGCCGTTCTGCTCGGCGACGAGCGCGAGCTGCGCGTCGATCGCAGAGAGCTGATCGAGCAGCGCGAGGGCCCGGGTCTGGATCTCCTCGACGTCCACGGCACCCGTCCGGACCGGAGCCGCGGACTTCGCCGGCTTGGGCGAGGAGGACGAGGACGAGCTCCGGGTCGCGGAGGCCGGACGCGTCGACGTCTGCGCGGAGGAACCGGTGTGGCTCTCGGTGATCGCGGCGGCGCGGGGACGCAGGGCCTTGCGCACGAGTGCCGGGTCGGGCTGCTCGGCGAGACGGATGTCGTTGAGGGCGCGGCGGGCCTCGCGGGCGGCGAGGCGGTGCTCGTACTCCTCCTCGTCGTCGGACTGCAGGGTGCCGCCGATGGGGCGCAGGCCGTACATGCCCATGAACTTGCGGGCCTCGTCGATGACGGCTTCGTGCTTACGGCATGTGGCACAGCGAGGTTCGTTGCGGAAGACCTCGACCGAGTCGGTGTCGCCACACCAGACGCACGCACCCGGCGACCATCGTCGGACCGTTCGGATTGTCGCGTTTTCCGTAGGGGCTTCGAGAGTTTGCGCGTCGGTCACGAGGTGCCACTTTAGGTGAAAGCCGAGTTACGCAGGGGAGGGGGGTCTCGCATGACCTGCGACGATTTCGCGCGGCGTGACGAAGATCATCCCCGTCCCGGCGCGTCCTTCAAACCATTGCGCCACACAGCATTTCCATACCACCCGGTCTGCCGGATCACGTTGCGGTAGCAGCGGTGAGCCAGCGCACCAACGGCCGGAACTCGCGCCACACCGAACGCACCTCCTCGAGGGTGCGCGGACTGTCGATCCACGGCGGGGAGATCTCGGTGCGGCCGGCCCACAGGGACCGGTGACGCATGAGTTCGATGCGGGGATGATCGGCGTCCACGCCGCGCGGCCGGGACTTCAACCGGTCGCCGCCGATCTCGTATCCCGCGCGTTCGAGCTTGCGCACGATCCTTCCGAGCTCGGGGCCGCGACGGTCGTGATCGACCCCGGTCCGGTAACCGGCGATCTGATCGGACGAGCCGTGGAACAGGCCGGCGGCGACCCGCAACCCGGCAGCGTTGATCTCGACGTAGTAGCCGACGCTCTGCGCGACGGAGACGAATCCGCCCTGGTGGGTCTTGTACGGCAGCTTGTCCTTGCTGAACCGCACGTCGCGGTACGGGCGGAAGGCCTTGCCCTCCCCGAACTCCTCCTCGAGTTCCGCGAGTAGGGCAAGCATCGGGCCGCGCACGCAGTCGTCGTAGACGGCCTTGTGCGCGGCCCAGAATGCTTTGCTGTTGTCGGCCTCGAGATCGTCGTAGAAGTCGAGGGCCGCGACGGGAAATCCGGTGAACACCCGGACAAGTCTGCCCCGTCGTCGAGCGGAAGGTCAGGCGACCCCGTTGAACAGCGAGGTGACCGAGCCGTTCTCGAAGACCTCGCGGATCGTCTGCGCGAGCAGCGGAGCGATCGACAGCACGGTGAGGCAGTCGAACTGCTTCTCCGGCGGGATCGGCAGCGTGTTGGTGACGATGACCTCCTTGGCGCCGCACGAAGCGAGGCGCTCGGCGGCCGGGTCGGAGAGCACACCGTGAGTGGCGGCGATGATGACGTCGCCCGCGCCGGCCTCCTTGAGGATCTTCACGGCGCCGGCGATGGTGCCGCCGGTGTCGATCATGTCGTCGATCAGGATGCAGGTGCGGCCGTCGACCTCACCGACCACGCGGTTCGACTTGACCTGGTTGGGAACCAGCGGGTCGCGAGTCTTGTGGATGAACGCCAGCGGCGCGCCACCGAGGGTGTCGGCCCACTTCTCGGCGACACGCACACGACCGGAGTCGGGGGAAACCACGGCGATGTTCTCGACGCCGTACTTGCCGCGGATGTACTCGGCGAGCTGGCCCTGGGCGTGCATGTGGTCGACCGGACCGTCGAAGAAGCCCTGGATCTGATCGGTGTGCAGGTCGACCGTGATGATGCGGTCGGCGCCGGCGGTCTTGAGCAGATCGGCGATCAGGCGGGCGGAGATGGGCTCGCGGCCGCGGTGCTTCTTGTCCTGACGGGCGTAGGGGTAGAACGGCAGGATCGCGGTGATGCGCTTGGCCGAACCACGCTTGAGCGCATCGATCATGATGAGCTGTTCCATGACCCACTGGTTCAGCGGGAACGGATGGCTCTGCAGCACGAAGGCGTCCGAACCACGCACCGACTCCTCGAAACGCACGAACGTCTCACCGTTCGCGAAGTCCCGTGCCGTCTGCGGGGTGAGGGGGACGCCCAGTTCCTTCGCGACCTGCTCCGCCAGCTCGGGATGGGCCCGGCCGGAGAAGAGCATCAAGTTCTTCTGGTTGTCGATCCAATTGGTCACTGGTTCTGGCCGTCCTTCTGGCGATCGTGGTCGTGCTGCTGCTGTGCTCTCGATGCTGCCTCGGCAGCGGGGGTACCGGCGCGATTTCGCTGGACCCATCCTTCAATATTGCGCTGTGGCGTACCCGACACCGCCAGCGCCCCCGGAGGAACGTCGCGACGGAGTACTGTGCCGGCGCCCGTGTAGGCGCCGTCGCCCACCGTGAGGGGAGCGACGAACATCGTGTCCGACCCGGTCCGGACGTGTGACCCGACGACCGTGCGGTACTTCTTCACGCCGTCGTAGTTGACGAACACGCTCGACGCTCCGATGTTGGAGTGCTCGCCGATCTCCGCGTCGCCGACATAGGTGAGGTGGGGGACCTTCGAATGCGCCCCGATCTGCGCGTTCTTAGTCTCGACGAAGGCGCCGAGCTTGCCGCACGCGCCGAGTTCGGTGCCGGGACGCAGATAGGTGAACGGGCCCACCGTGGCCTCCGCGCCGATCACCGCGTCGGAGCCGTGGGTGCGCACCACGGTGGCACCGGCGCCGACCTGCACGTCGGTCAGCGTCGTGTCGGGGCCGATCTCCGCGTCGTCGGCGATCACCGTGCGGCCGCGCAACTGCACACCCGGGTGGATGGTGACGTCGGTGCCGAGCACGACGTCGACGTCGATCCACGTCGAGACCGGGTCGATCACCGTGACGCCCTCACGCATCCAGTGCTCGAGCAGGCGCCGGTTGAGTTCGGTGGTCAGTGCGGCGAGCTGGACGCGGTCGTTGACGCCGGAGACCTGCACGGCGTCGTCGGTGTGCACACCGCGGACGGTGTGACCCTCGCCGCGGGCGATCTTCACGACATCGGTCAGGTACAGCTCGCCCTGCGAGTTGTCGGCGCTCAGCTTGCCGAGAGCCGACCGCAGCGCGGCCGCGTCGAAGGCGTACACGCCCGTGTTGATCTCCTGGATCGCGCGCTGCGTCGGGGAGGCGTCCTTCTCCTCGACGATCCCGGCGACGTCGCCGTCGGTGGTGCGCACGATGCGTCCGTAGCCGGTGGGCTCGGACACCGTCGTGGTGAGGACGGTGACGGCGGCCGGCTCGGTGTCGAGGTGCGCGTCGAGCAGTTCCTGCAGGGTGTCGGGGCGGAGCAGCGGGACGTCGCCGGCGGTGACGACGACCGTGCCGTCGAAGTCGTCGGGGAGGGCACCGAGGCCGCACTCCACGGCGTGGCCGGTGCCGAGCTGTTCCTCTTGGACGGTCACCAGGATCTCGCGGCCGAGACCCGCGGCGACGGCGCTCACCTCGGCGGAGACCTCCTCGCGGCGGTGCCCGACGACGGTGACGAGATGGGCGGGTCCGAGTGCGGCGGCGGCGTACAGGGAGTGCGCGAGCATCGTGCGTCCACCGAGGGTGTGCAACACCTTCGGTGTCTTCGACCGCATCCTTGTTCCTGCTCCGGCTGCCAGCACGACGATCGCGGTCTGCACCTGCATGTAGCTCCCTCGACACGTTTCTGCACGCCGGTCCGTGCGTGCACCGGGGAAGCGCTGAGGCTCCCCCGGGACGGTTCCCGCTCCGCCGCCAGGACTCGAACCTGAACTATCTGAACCAAAATCAGAGGTGCTGCCGATTACACCACGGCGGACTGCCACACCCCCGCGGCGGAACCGGCGGGCGTGCGCCCCCGATCCTCGCACGAGACGGCGTCGACGTCGAACCTGGGGTGGCGCGATCGGGAATGGATAGGCTGTCGAACGTTCGAGTACGTCCCGCCGCCGAAGGAGGACCCTGTGTCGCAGGCGTCGCAGAAGCGAACCGAGCGCACTCCGCGGATCCGGATGACGGGCACGCAGCGTCGGGAGCAGCTCATCGAGATCGGCCGCGCCCTGTTCGCCGAGCGCGGCTACGAGGGCACCTCCATCGAGGAGATCGCCCAGCGGGCGCAGGTCTCCAAGCCGGTCGTCTACGAGCACTTCGGCGGTAAGGAAGGCCTCTACGCGGTGGTCGTGGACCGCGAGATGACCGTTCTGATGTCGATGGTCACCGAGAGTCTCACCCGCAACCGGTCGAGGATCCGCGTCGAGCGGGCCGCGCTCGCACTGCTCACCTACATAGAGGAACGCACCGACGGCTTCCGCATCCTTGTGCGCGACTCGCCGATGTCCGCCGAGGAAGGCACCTATTCGAGCCTGCTCAACGAGGCGATGCGGCAGGTGGGGGAGCTGCTGACCGGCGACTTCTCCCGGCGGGGCCTGAACCCCGAATTCGCTCCGCTCTACGCCCAGGCGCTCGTCGGCATGGTCGCCACCACCGCGACGTGGTGGCTCGACCGCCGCACCCCGTCGAAGGAGGATGTGGCGGCCCACCTCGTGAACCTGTGCTGGAACGGTCTCATCGGTCTGGAAGCGGACCCGAAGCTCGGGGAACCCCCGGTTTCCGAATAGTCCTCTCGTTTTCGGGACCGTCTGCTCTCTACTTTCAGGTAAGTGGCGTTATCGTTGGGATACCCGTGAGAAGGCAGGCTGTGGTGGGACGACAAGTACGCGCAGAGGTGACACGCGAATCGGTGCTGCAGGGCGCAGCGACGATCTTCGTGCGCGACGGGTACGCGGACGCGAACCTGGGCGACATCATCGAGGAGGCCGGCGTCACCAAGGGTGCGCTGTACTTCCACTTCGGTTCGAAGGAAGAACTGGCGCGCGGGGTGATCGACTCCGGCTATCTCCGCTTCGAGGCCGCCGCCGAATCCAAGATGGACCGCCGTTCCCCGGCGCTCGAGACACTGATCGACCTGTCGGTCCTGCACGTCGACATGTCCGAGACCGATTCCGTGGTGCGGGCGATGTTCCGGCTGCTGGTCGAGATCGGCGACTACCAGGGCACCGAGCACCGGCCCTACGAGATCTGGCAGAACAACCTGCAGGAACTCGCAGCCCGGGCCGCCGACGAGGGCGACCTCGTCGAGGACGTCGACGTCCACGCCGTCTCCCTGTTGCTGCTCGAGCAGGCGATGGGCGCACGGATCATGGCGAACGCCCTCAAGGCGACCGAACGGCTCGCCGAACAGACGGGCGCGATGTGGCGGATGATCCTGCCCGCGCTGGTGCCGGCGAACAAACTCGAATACTTCCGGCAGTTCGTGGAGCGCCGTCTGCGGCTGCAGTCGTGAGTTTCGGGCCGTTCTCCGCCGAGGAGGCCCCCGCGGCGCTGGCGGGTCTGCTCGACCGGTTCGGACCCGACACCGCCGTGACGATCGGTGTCGTGCCGTCGTTGCTCACCATCGCCCAGGCCGCCGACGTCCTCGGCTGCTCCCGCCGACACGTCGCCCGCCTGGTCGACACGGGCGCACTCGCCGCCGACTTCCACGGCCTGCACCGGCGGGTGTCGCGCTCCGACGTCCTCGAACTCGCGAAGCAGCAGGCGGAGGTGGTCACGACGGTCCTCGACGGACTCGCCGACCTCACGCGGCGCGAAGGACTGTACGACCCGTTCTGACAGCATGACGCGGCCCGCCGCGGCAGCACGGTACGGTCCGTTCCGACGATTCGACGAAGGGTGACGATGCCGGTTCGAGTGGTGCTCGGTGCGACGGTCCTCGCCCGCCCCCGCCTGCGCGATGTGGCGCTCGCCCTCGCCGAAGAGGGCCTCTACCAACCCTTCTGGAGCGACGGGATCATCGCGGAAGTGGACCGCCGACTACCGCAGGAACTGCTGCGTCCCGCCCGCGACTTCCTCTTCGCCGAACTCGACCGCGCCTTCCCCGACGCCCGCGTCGTGTGGCCCACCACCGTGCTCCGCGAGGTCCCGCATGTGACGGGACCGAGGGAGGCACACGTGACCTCGGTGGCGCTGCTGTGCCACGCCGACGCCGTCGTCACCGCCGACCCCGAGCTCACGGGGGCACTGGAACGATCGGGCATCGAAGCGTGGACACCCGACGCCTTCGTCACCTTCGCGCTCGACGCCGATCCCACCCGCACCCGCGCGGCACTACTGAGAATGGTGCGCCGCCGCTGGCTCGCCGACGACGACACCCGGCGCGAGGTGGGCGACGACGAACTGCTCACCAGGCTGGCCGAGTGGGCGGCGCGCGATCTCGGTGCCAACAGCGCCGACCTCCTCGCGCCCCCGGCGCGGTGACGCCCGGGGGAACAGCGGAATAGACTCGACAAGGTTCTCGTCCCACACTCAGGAGCGCCTTCCTTGTCTGCTGTGCCCCCGGCCGCTGTCCCACTGTCCGGATTGGCGCGGATCGCGCTGGCCGACGACAGACTGCGCAGGATCGGCGAGCTCGCCGGTTCCGCCGAACAGGAGATCGTCGCACCACCCGCCGCGCGGCCGTTCGTCGCGGCGGCGCTGGCCGAGAAGTCACCGCTGCTCGTGGTCACCGCCACCGGACGCGAGGCCGACGATCTCACCGCCGAACTCACCGAGATGCTCGGCGAGGGCGTCACGCAGTTCCCCTCGTGGGAGACCCTGCCGCACGAGCGCCTGTCGCCGAGCGCCGACACGGTCGGCCGTCGCCTGCACGTCCTGCGTCGCCTCGCCCGTCCCGACGATCGCGACCTCGGGCCCGAACTGCGGGTCGTCGTCGCCACCGTGCGGTCGCTGGTGCAGCCGATGGCTCCCGGGCTCGGCGAGATCGACCCCGTCACGCTGCGGGTCGGCACCGAACACGACTTCGAGGAACTCGTCGAGCGACTCGTCGAACTCGCGTACACCCGCGTCGACATGGTCGGCAAGCGCGGTGAGTTCGCGGTGCGCGGTGGCATCCTCGACGTCTTCCCGCCCACCGCCGACCATCCGGTCCGCGTCGAGTTCTGGGGCGACGAGGTCACCGAACTGCGCTGCTTCTCCGTCGCCGACCAGCGTTCGATCTCCGAAGTCGACGTGCCGGTGCTCGTCGCACCGCCGTGCCGCGAACTGCTGCTCACCGACGAGGTCAAGGCCCGCGCCGCGCAGCTCGCCCAGGACAACCCGGCCGACGCGGCGCTCGTCGAGATGCTCGACAAGATGGCCGGCGGCATTCCCGTCGAGGGCATGGAAGCGTTGCTTCCGGTGCTGCAGCCCGGTGAGTTGCAGTTGCTCACCGACGTTCTGCCCGCCGGGACGCACGTGCTGATCTGCGATCCGGAGAAGGTCCGCACCCGCGCGAGCGATCTCGCCCGCACCGGGCAGGAGTTCCTCGAGGCGTCGTGGACCGCCGCCTCGATCGGGGGCGCGGCGCCGCTCGACACCTCGAACCTCAACGGAGTGGACGGCCGGAAGCTCGATCTCGGTGCGTCGGCCTACCGGTCGTTGCGTCAGGTGCGCGAGGCCGCGCAGGCCGCGGGCAGACCGTGGTGGACGCTCAGCCCGCTCGCCTCCGGTGCCGACACCGAACTCGTCCTCGACGTGCAGCCCGCCCCCGAGGTCCGCGGCTCCGAGGACCTGCTGTCGATGCTGTTCGTGAACCTGCGCGCCCACGTCACCGCCGGTGGCCGCGCGGTGATCGTCGTCGCCGGTGCGGGCACCGGACAGCGGATCCTCGAGCGGCTGAAGGAGAACGAGGTCCCCGCCGCCAAGCTCGAGCCGGGCACCGAACCGGTGCGCGGGCAGGTCGGTGTCATGCGCGGTTGCCTGCACGAGGGCGTCGTCCTCCCCGGCAACGACGACAACGTGGTGCCGGGGCTGGTGGTCGTCACCGAGGCCGACCTCACCGGCAACCGCGTGGTCACCGAGGGCCGCAAGACTCCCGTCAAGCGTCGCAACCAGGTCGACCCGCTCGCCCTGAACGCCGGTGACTTCGTCGTCCACGACCAGCACGGCATCGGCAAGTTCGTCGAGATGGTCGAGCGGACCGTCGGCGGCGCCCGCCGCGAATATCTCGTCATCGAATACGCACCCGGCAAGCGTGGCCAGCCCGGAGACAAGCTGTTCGTGCCGATGGAACAGCTCGACCAGCTCTCCCGGTACGTCGGCGGCGAGCTGCCGTCCGTCAGCAAGCTCGGCGGATCCGACTGGGCCAACACCAAGCGCAAGGCGCGCAAGGCGGTTCGCGAGATCGCCGGTGAGCTCGTGCGGCTGTACGCGGCGCGGCAGGCCTCGCCCGGCCATGCCTTCGCGCCCGAC harbors:
- a CDS encoding LuxR C-terminal-related transcriptional regulator produces the protein MSVSGSPRVGAPAWRSLSSALARPRLFACLDRCSTLTVIDAPPGFGKRTLVAGWLHRGGAPDHTIVWVPELAASGDGEGDLSERVLEVLADHPAVEVSTGGPDDSPTERVVRTFRDLKSACLLVLACVSPQNSAEVLDGTLRLLDHCPRLDAIVCLPGNSTDMTEVVLRGIDSTYVPAADLAFTVEETTTLLRDAGPERTDSECEVVCRVLGGVPTLVSAAAVVARSRPQRLIDSRGLPTPALARLVRTYVENRLDELDDAHREFAFSVAAAHSVTAHRAAELTGTADAEASLAMLAAAGLVMDSPFDDPRTWRWPDAVRSCVLDISRRERPGHVDALLVELARAHRDAGKPAEASIYAVEAGDWETAVAIVEESWARMVDSSFDVLVKVLRQIPDQELGDHPSVQAGRALFTQMLDEHSILHASLPTDPDELAELGKTPGAAQAVYVATVQTLTLRVSGEFGEAARLTLLLRPLVHSILEHRPDDLGPQLPLLRVQWAITLQLAGYLTESTTVFRRAYRGAYAANIAFVIQNAAGSSALNWAVTGDNPRAREWLRTESNAEPTEGRWGEMVKVGGRVASTLVHLDSLELDRAVGYLDELGVPRVSEELWGFVAYGRAYYNLATGNAYDGLTELHRLIASHHDLFDRGAFSRILLGAAEIDLQLALGNGNLARALAEESPQNHPMLVVTNARVELFTGHPDVALKKLKRVPWTECGFPRAHLEALLMEASAHLDLDEKDTAVRSWQRARTLAEALGNRRAFTTLAEGVAGRLAELGGPIGPDEAIGSVFTEPVTHVELSRRETDVLELLALGSTHADIAKKLFVSHNTIKTQLRSIYRKLGVHTRVEAIGRARDLRLLPVRRSL
- a CDS encoding DUF2461 domain-containing protein, whose product is MFTGFPVAALDFYDDLEADNSKAFWAAHKAVYDDCVRGPMLALLAELEEEFGEGKAFRPYRDVRFSKDKLPYKTHQGGFVSVAQSVGYYVEINAAGLRVAAGLFHGSSDQIAGYRTGVDHDRRGPELGRIVRKLERAGYEIGGDRLKSRPRGVDADHPRIELMRHRSLWAGRTEISPPWIDSPRTLEEVRSVWREFRPLVRWLTAATAT
- a CDS encoding ribose-phosphate diphosphokinase, with amino-acid sequence MTNWIDNQKNLMLFSGRAHPELAEQVAKELGVPLTPQTARDFANGETFVRFEESVRGSDAFVLQSHPFPLNQWVMEQLIMIDALKRGSAKRITAILPFYPYARQDKKHRGREPISARLIADLLKTAGADRIITVDLHTDQIQGFFDGPVDHMHAQGQLAEYIRGKYGVENIAVVSPDSGRVRVAEKWADTLGGAPLAFIHKTRDPLVPNQVKSNRVVGEVDGRTCILIDDMIDTGGTIAGAVKILKEAGAGDVIIAATHGVLSDPAAERLASCGAKEVIVTNTLPIPPEKQFDCLTVLSIAPLLAQTIREVFENGSVTSLFNGVA
- the glmU gene encoding bifunctional UDP-N-acetylglucosamine diphosphorylase/glucosamine-1-phosphate N-acetyltransferase GlmU, coding for MQVQTAIVVLAAGAGTRMRSKTPKVLHTLGGRTMLAHSLYAAAALGPAHLVTVVGHRREEVSAEVSAVAAGLGREILVTVQEEQLGTGHAVECGLGALPDDFDGTVVVTAGDVPLLRPDTLQELLDAHLDTEPAAVTVLTTTVSEPTGYGRIVRTTDGDVAGIVEEKDASPTQRAIQEINTGVYAFDAAALRSALGKLSADNSQGELYLTDVVKIARGEGHTVRGVHTDDAVQVSGVNDRVQLAALTTELNRRLLEHWMREGVTVIDPVSTWIDVDVVLGTDVTIHPGVQLRGRTVIADDAEIGPDTTLTDVQVGAGATVVRTHGSDAVIGAEATVGPFTYLRPGTELGACGKLGAFVETKNAQIGAHSKVPHLTYVGDAEIGEHSNIGASSVFVNYDGVKKYRTVVGSHVRTGSDTMFVAPLTVGDGAYTGAGTVLRRDVPPGALAVSGTPQRNIEGWVQRNRAGTPAAEAASRAQQQHDHDRQKDGQNQ
- a CDS encoding TetR/AcrR family transcriptional regulator, translated to MTGTQRREQLIEIGRALFAERGYEGTSIEEIAQRAQVSKPVVYEHFGGKEGLYAVVVDREMTVLMSMVTESLTRNRSRIRVERAALALLTYIEERTDGFRILVRDSPMSAEEGTYSSLLNEAMRQVGELLTGDFSRRGLNPEFAPLYAQALVGMVATTATWWLDRRTPSKEDVAAHLVNLCWNGLIGLEADPKLGEPPVSE
- a CDS encoding ScbR family autoregulator-binding transcription factor; amino-acid sequence: MGRQVRAEVTRESVLQGAATIFVRDGYADANLGDIIEEAGVTKGALYFHFGSKEELARGVIDSGYLRFEAAAESKMDRRSPALETLIDLSVLHVDMSETDSVVRAMFRLLVEIGDYQGTEHRPYEIWQNNLQELAARAADEGDLVEDVDVHAVSLLLLEQAMGARIMANALKATERLAEQTGAMWRMILPALVPANKLEYFRQFVERRLRLQS
- a CDS encoding helix-turn-helix domain-containing protein; amino-acid sequence: MSFGPFSAEEAPAALAGLLDRFGPDTAVTIGVVPSLLTIAQAADVLGCSRRHVARLVDTGALAADFHGLHRRVSRSDVLELAKQQAEVVTTVLDGLADLTRREGLYDPF
- a CDS encoding PIN domain-containing protein — its product is MPVRVVLGATVLARPRLRDVALALAEEGLYQPFWSDGIIAEVDRRLPQELLRPARDFLFAELDRAFPDARVVWPTTVLREVPHVTGPREAHVTSVALLCHADAVVTADPELTGALERSGIEAWTPDAFVTFALDADPTRTRAALLRMVRRRWLADDDTRREVGDDELLTRLAEWAARDLGANSADLLAPPAR